A genomic stretch from Arachis stenosperma cultivar V10309 chromosome 3, arast.V10309.gnm1.PFL2, whole genome shotgun sequence includes:
- the LOC130967665 gene encoding inactive leucine-rich repeat receptor-like serine/threonine-protein kinase At1g60630, with protein sequence MGRKRTRSSVFYSVFFVSVLCFLSQLATSEDDSQALLALKSSIDAHNKLPWRPGSDVCTWQGVKDCFNGRVRKLVIEYSNLTGTLESKILNRLDQLRVLSFKGNSLSGQIPQLSSLVNLKSIFLNDNNFSGEFPASVSDLHRVKVIVLSGNRISGDIPASLLNLRRLYMLYLEDNLFTGKIPGFNQSSLRYLNVSNNKLSGEIPATPALVRFNASSFSGNTNLCGDQVHVPCKSNILLPPSMSPSSSMVPTTAKKKTSSNRTKLIKIIGGTVGGVVLLLIILVLVFFTICRNRRKRVGAGARRKGNGVGSVEEVEDVGGGGGGGGGGSSGNNEGKQSGFAWEGEGLGKLVFLGAGDNREMSYTLEDLLKASAETLGRGIMGSTYKAVMESGFIVTVKRLKDARYPNLDEFKAHIEVLGRLRHPNLVPLRAYFQAKEERLLVYDYFPNGSLFSLIHGSKTSGGGKPLHWTSCLKIAEDLATGLLYIHQNPGLTHGNLKSSNVLLGSDFESCLTDYGLTMFLNPDSMDEPSATSLFYRAPECRSFQRSHTQPADVYSFGVLLLELLTGKTPFQDLVQEHGSDIPRWVKSVREEETESGDDPSSGNEASEEKLQALLNIAMACVSLVPENRPSMREVLKMIRDTRGEAQVSSNSSDHSPGRWSDTVQSFPREEHLSI encoded by the exons atgggaagaaaaagaacaagaTCCTCTGTTTTCTACTCTGttttctttgtctctgttcTCTGTTTTCTCTCTCAACTTGCAACCTCAGAGGACGATTCCCAAGCGCTTTTGGCACTGAAATCTTCCATAGACGCACACAACAAGCTTCCATGGCGACCTGGAAGCGATGTCTGCACATGGCAAGGTGTCAAAGACTGCTTCAATGGAAGGGTAAGAAAGCTTGTTATAGAATACTCCAACCTCACCGGAACCTTAGAATCGAAGATCCTGAATCGTTTGGATCAGCTTCGAGTTCTAAGCTTCAAAGGGAACTCACTCTCTGGTCAAATTCCACAACTTTCAAGCTTAGTCAACCTCAAATCAATTTTCCTCAACGACAACAACTTCTCCGGAGAGTTTCCGGCCTCTGTTTCCGACCTCCATCGTGTAAAAGTCATAGTTTTGTCAGGGAACAGAATCTCCGGCGACATTCCGGCGTCGTTGCTGAATCTCCGGCGACTTTACATGCTCTACTTGGAGGACAACTTGTTCACCGGGAAAATCCCCGGGTTCAACCAATCAAGTCTCAGGTACTTAAACGTTTCGAATAACAAACTCTCCGGCGAGATCCCGGCGACTCCGGCATTGGTACGGTTCAATGCTTCTTCGTTTTCCGGCAACACTAATCTCTGCGGCGATCAAGTCCACGTGCCATGCAAAAGTAACATCCTTTTGCCTCCTTCTATGAGCCCAAGTTCCTCCATGGTTCCAACAACAGCAAAGAAAAAAACATCATCGAACCGCACGAAACTAATCAAGATTATTGGAGGAACCGTTGGTGGTGTTGTTTTGTTGCTCATTATTTTGGTTCTTGTCTTCTTCACCATTTGTAGAAACCGTAGGAAGAGGGTAGGTGCTGGAGCTAGAAGGAAAGGAAATGGGGTTGGAAGTGTGGAGGAAGTTGAAGATGTTGGCGGCGGCGGAGGCGGCGGGGGCGGTGGCAGCAGTGGTAACAACGAAGGGAAACAAAGTGGTTTTGCATGGGAAGGTGAGGGTCTAGGGAAGTTGGTGTTCTTAGGAGCAGGGGATAATAGGGAAATGAGTTACACATTAGAGGATTTGCTTAAGGCTTCAGCTGAGACACTTGGGAGGGGCATTATGGGAAGTACATATAAGGCAGTTATGGAATCAGGGTTTATTGTGACTGTTAAGAGGTTGAAGGATGCTAGGTACCCTAATTTGGATGAGTTTAAGGCACATATTGAAGTTCTTGGTAGGCTTAGGCACCCTAATTTGGTCCCACTTAGGGCTTATTTTCAGGCTAAGGAGGAAAGGCTTCTTGTTTATGATTATTTCCCTAATGGCAGCCTCTTCTCTCTCATTCATG GATCAAAAACATCCGGTGGAGGAAAGCCTCTTCATTGGACATCCTGCCTCAAAATCGCCGAAGATCTTGCGACCGGCCTACTCTACATCCACCAAAACCCCGGCTTAACTCATGGAAACCTTAAATCTTCTAATGTCTTGTTGGGTTCGGACTTCGAATCCTGTCTTACTGACTATGGACTCACCATGTTCCTTAACCCTGACTCAATGGATGAACCAAGTGCCACCTCTTTATTCTACAGAGCACCCGAATGCAGAAGCTTCCAGAGGTCTCACACGCAACCGGCCGATGTATACAGCTTCGGAGTCCTTCTCCTGGAACTCTTAACAGGAAAAACACCCTTCCAAGACCTTGTCCAAGAACACGGCTCGGATATACCAAGATGGGTTAAATCGGTTCGTGAGGAAGAGACAGAGTCCGGGGATGATCCTTCCTCGGGAAATGAAGCATCCGAAGAGAAGCTTCAAGCTCTCTTGAACATTGCAATGGCATGTGTTTCGCTTGTGCCGGAGAACCGGCCGTCGATGAGGGAAGTTCTGAAGATGATAAGAGACACAAGAGGGGAAGCTCAGGTATCATCAAATAGTAGTGATCATTCCCCAGGTAGATGGTCAGATACAGTTCAAAGCTTTCCA